In Terriglobales bacterium, the sequence GACTCCTGCCTACGCCCGGCGGAAGAACAGGGCCTGGCGGGCGATGGGCTCGGTGCGAGCTACCAGCGTGGCCATCTGCGACTCGCTCAGCGGCGTAAAGCGGCGGGCCAGCTCCACATTCTCTTCCAGTTGCGCCACCGAGTCGCAGCCGATGATCACCGTGCTCACCGGCAGCGAAAGCACGTAGTAGAGCGCCTCCCGCATGGCCAGCGTTCCCGGGCGGCTTCCTCCCGCCCATGAAGACGGGTCGCCCGTGGCCGGCGCCCACGAGGCCAGGATGCGTCCGCGCGCAGGTACCTTCATCCCGATGATCCCCATCTGCTTCTCCACCGCCATGGGAAGCAACCGCTCGATGAAACTGCGATGGTGCTTGTCGGCGGCATTCAGCGCCATCAGGATGGTGTCGAACGGAAAGCGCTGGATGGCCGCGATGAGCACCTCCGGGTCGGCGTGCCCGGTCACTCCCAGATAGCGCACCATCTTCTGATCGCGCGCCTGTTGGAGCGCTTCGATGGCGCCGCCTTTGGCGAAGATCTGCTCCACCTGCTCCATGCGCGAGAGGTTGTGCACCTGCCACAGGTCCAGGTGGTCCGTGTTCAGCAGGCGCAGCGATTCTTCCAGCAGCCTGAGTGAGCCGTCTCGCGTGCGGTCGTGCGTCTTGCTGGCCAGGAAGACCTGGGAGCGCCGCCGCTTCATCACCTGCCCGATGTAGCGCTGGCTCCAGCGCGCTTCGCCGCCGTAAGCCGCTGCCGTATCCACGTAGTTCACGCCCAGGTCGAGCGCGCGCTCCACGATGGCGACCGCGGCACTCTCGTTGTCCGGTTGCTCGATGGCCGCTTGCCCGCCCAGGCTGAACAGCGCCGTCTGGTAGCCGGTGTCTCCCAGGTTGCGCGTGGACATGGCCGCGGGTGTGGCTGGATTCTCCGGAAGGGGCGGCAGCGCGGTGGCGCGCGGCTGCACCACACTGCCCGCCAGGAACCCGGCGGTGGCGGCGCCTCCCATCTTCAGGAATTCACGTCGCTTTCGGCTGGGCTCCGCAGGCTGCTGCTTCTCGCTCATCGCACACCTCGCCCTGCGATTATAGTCCGCGGGAAAGCGCTACGACTCCTGCAGCGCGCGCAGTTCTGTGTTGGTGTGGCGCAGGCGGATGGCCAGGGCCTTGGCCAGGCCTTCGAGCAGGTTGATGGCCAGCCGCTTGTGTTCCTCGGCCAGGCCGTCGAACCGCCCGCGAGAGAGCACGAACAGATCGGCGTCGGTATGTGCCACCGCATCCGCCGAGCGCGGCTGCCGGTCCAGGAACGACATCTCGCCGAAGAAATCGCCGCGCCCGAAAGTCGCCAGGTGATGGCCGGCGGTTCCCGGCAACGGCAGCAGGATGCGCACCGCTCCGCGCCGGATCATGAACAGTTCGTCGCCCGTGTCTCCGGCGGCAAAGATCCGCTCTCCCGCCTTGAACGACCGCCGTTCCATGCACGCCTCCAGCGCCGCCAAGGTCTCTTCCTTGCGGGCCTTGAACTGCTCGAACTGGCGCAGGTCGAGCGCCGTTTCCTGTTCTTTCTCCAGCCGTTCCTCTTCCAGGATCTGGTTCTCCACCCACTCCAGCGCCTCATCGAGTTCGCCGAAGATGCGCACGCTCCGCTGCCGCACCAGCCCAACCTGGTCGAAGTACTGCTGCATGTCACGGCCGCTGGGAACGTTGTGTGGAATCTGGCTGAAGATAAGGAAGCCCTTGCGTTCGGCCATGGTGTCTTCGATGCGGTCGAGCATGTGGGCCGCCGTGACGTCCACCGATTGCACCCGCCGCATGTCGAGGATCAC encodes:
- a CDS encoding aldo/keto reductase gives rise to the protein MSEKQQPAEPSRKRREFLKMGGAATAGFLAGSVVQPRATALPPLPENPATPAAMSTRNLGDTGYQTALFSLGGQAAIEQPDNESAAVAIVERALDLGVNYVDTAAAYGGEARWSQRYIGQVMKRRRSQVFLASKTHDRTRDGSLRLLEESLRLLNTDHLDLWQVHNLSRMEQVEQIFAKGGAIEALQQARDQKMVRYLGVTGHADPEVLIAAIQRFPFDTILMALNAADKHHRSFIERLLPMAVEKQMGIIGMKVPARGRILASWAPATGDPSSWAGGSRPGTLAMREALYYVLSLPVSTVIIGCDSVAQLEENVELARRFTPLSESQMATLVARTEPIARQALFFRRA